A window from Saccharomyces cerevisiae S288C chromosome XIII, complete sequence encodes these proteins:
- the ECM5 gene encoding Ecm5p (Subunit of the Snt2C complex; physically associates with Snt2p and Rpd3p; along with Snt2p, recruits Rpd3p to a small number of promoters; also colocalizes with Snt2p, independently of Rpd3p, to promoters of stress response genes in response to oxidative stress; contains ATP/GTP-binding site motif A; null mutant exhibits increased cellular volume, large drooping buds with elongated necks; relative distribution to the nucleus increases upon DNA replication stress) — protein sequence MSGHDSVTKISHILNEPVNEKVMVQNGFHESSKIADIELEIQERPSIKQWESPRSAVIPTSNHNFSPFLYTQFKSRGAAPFAPETIKSVDLVELPEGVPARVFHEKTGLFYQISPHSIPTFILAKKELPDPIKFYELVEDLGSVYGCVKLKIIPDADKFTQLNVDVDRLWFKARKQFFNSNEFQRTKIVDFYAKLYNFHNKIKKSTLTRIPSIDKRTLDLYRLRSCVKLRGGFNAVCEKKLWAQIGRELGYSGRIMSSLSTSLRSAYAKILLDFDIYEEEEQAARNNEKNEDMVESEIFRHSNSRSRDEEEPLHKKAKIHRDVFRAGSINHEFKRMRDIKHIKGFPTYFNSLTEFKLGYTQSTETTLPGYDFTFWENGMEIYDKSKYETKTSPVYNLRQYYEKSLAVFTAIVAKFGSSYPDLFAKHTTLPQKEFERLYFHLLSEHFIDFEIDTGLGLPCSMRSPGNNSSNEKFAIKNILDQWNLDNIPLNELSLLQHLDLDMANFTRTTYDIGMLFSCQGWSVSDHFLPSIDFNHLGSTKLVYSIAPKDMEKFEALIARGKSEWDTIQSRPRYSTSDDELKSFIETDFYKSFLDAEQSADYSNTGDNSKNSFPEDKIAGNTLHDGSQSDFIFEPNFILANGIKLYKTTQEQGSYIFKFPKAFTCSIGSGFYLSQNAKFAPSSWLRFSSEAAKWTSKMGFLPGLDVNQLLINALLNSNNPVLRKKCRDLISNYVVEEAENSKKLGELIGTVDVVYNKLNYISDISLESTGLSKIVVTHGALQRNLSLKEFVVLLEKPENGAHSICGIPIRDQSGNLNVCLHSYFDSASLGIALDGLDKPPTSYLLVHNEDFEKKWDVLMTSTFRNRTVPLNIIQYLISHTDSNTEFNRMLRSNFDDSLLLIEKCKKFIKTFVDVSCSVKDVDFGNGFNLRHLPLKFSDNMADNLESLYESVRKCSIEFSEKPTIIRLYHVSRQFPIDNRDIIDGNNLDLLKELYQKSLTIPLKVSYWTKLTRKICRLEWLSVYEHIFIERCDIKNEDPAKYSLPLLYSYFEFGLKYCDSEDIDKLGEVRKLILKYQDMMQKVRVFLKKDPPSKISLSDLEDVLLDIEEYRLPIQSSFFSELDYVIREIENAKKMNDVNILYNTDNIDKIDELIRKNDPKFVKFANQFNGSRLDKRPLASDNSGSVKAKQELKVFKLWNQHLDQIMQKNKFIEILPSIFRCLDLKSDKYIPLESCSKRQTKYCFCRRVEEGTAMVECEICKEWYHVDCISNGELVPPDDPNVLFVCSICTPPCMAVDNIEGVTFELDDLKRILVESLKLSLIPDPPILKNLFDVFAFALNFKNEMEKELFTNGYVNQLSSTHKIKYYLRKLKGSQCGFTNLTDPLRKHCQVKDAEAIKWLTDNGRIIITGIPN from the coding sequence ATGAGTGGGCATGATTCTGTTACAAAAATATCTCATATCCTGAATGAACCGGTTAACGAAAAGGTAATGGTACAAAACGGGTTCCATGAAAGCTCTAAAATTGCAGACATCGAATTAGAGATACAGGAGCGACCTTCGATTAAACAATGGGAATCGCCGCGGAGTGCTGTAATTCCTACTTCAAATCATAATTTTAGCCCATTTCTCTATACGCAATTTAAATCTCGTGGTGCAGCACCGTTTGCACCTGAAACAATAAAATCTGTAGATTTAGTTGAGCTACCGGAGGGTGTACCCGCAAGAGTGTTTCATGAAAAGACGGgtttattttatcaaatatCTCCACACTCTATTCCAACATTTATTTTAGCCAAAAAAGAACTCCCGGACCCcataaaattttatgaGTTAGTGGAAGACTTAGGGTCAGTTTATGGATGTGTTAAGTTGAAAATTATACCAGATGCTGACAAATTTACTCAACTAAATGTTGATGTAGATCGCCTCTGGTTTaaagcaagaaaacaatttttcaattcgaatgaatttcaaagaaccaagatagttgatttttatgCGAAGTTGTATAATTTTCAcaataaaatcaaaaagagTACTCTCACAAGGATCCCAAGTATCGATAAACGCACCTTGGATTTATATAGACTGAGGAGTTGTGTGAAGTTGAGGGGAGGCTTCAATGCTGTTtgcgaaaaaaaattatggGCGCAAATTGGAAGAGAATTAGGTTACTCGGGCAGGATTATGAGTTCGTTATCAACTTCTTTAAGATCTGCCTAtgcaaaaattttattagaCTTTGACAtatatgaagaagaagagcaagCTGCTCGtaataacgaaaaaaatgaagacatGGTGGAATCTGAAATATTTCGTCACTCAAATAGCAGAAGTAGGGACGAAGAGGAGCCACTTCATAAAAAAGCTAAAATACACCGCGATGTCTTTAGAGCCGGATCGATTAATCAtgaatttaaaagaatGCGGGACATAAAGCACATAAAAGGGTTTCCGACTTATTTTAACTCGTTAACTGAGTTTAAACTAGGCTATACACAGTCAACAGAGACCACATTACCGGGCTATGATTTTACTTTTTGGGAGAATGGTATGGAAATATACGATAAAAGCAAATACGAAACCAAAACCTCTCCAGTATACAATTTGAGACAGTATTACGAAAAAAGTCTGGCTGTTTTCACTGCTATTGTAGCGAAATTTGGGAGTAGCTATCCTGATTTGTTTGCGAAACACACAACATTACCTCAAAAGGAATTCGAGAGGTTATACTTTCATTTGCTATCGGAGCACTTTATAGATTTCGAAATTGACACCGGTCTTGGACTACCCTGTTCCATGAGATCACCAGGAAACAACTCGTCCAATGAAAAGTTTGCCATTAAGAATATTCTAGACCAGTGGAATTTAGACAACATTCCTCTCAATGAACTATCGCTTTTACAACACCTTGATCTGGATATGGCCAATTTTACGAGAACCACTTATGATATTGGaatgttgttttcttgtCAAGGTTGGTCTGTTTCGGATCATTTTTTACCTTCAATTGATTTCAATCATTTAGGTTCTACCAAGTTGGTGTACAGTATTGCGCCGAAAGATATGGAAAAATTCGAAGCTTTAATTGCTCGAGGAAAAAGTGAATGGGATACTATCCAATCAAGGCCGCGCTACTCCACCTCCGATGACGAATTAAAGAGCTTTATAGAAACAGATTTCTACAAGTCATTTTTGGATGCAGAACAATCTGCTGACTATTCAAACACTGGAgataattcaaaaaattcatttccAGAAGATAAGATAGCAGGAAACACTCTACATGATGGTTCACAAAGCGACTTCATATTTGAGCCTAATTTCATCTTAGCCAATGGCATAAAACTTTATAAGACGACACAGGAGCAGGGCTCATACATTTTTAAGTTTCCGAAAGCCTTCACATGTTCTATTGGATCAGGTTTCTATCTATCACAGAATGCAAAATTTGCGCCAAGCTCCTGGTTGAGATTCAGTTCCGAGGCAGCAAAATGGACATCTAAGATGGGGTTTCTTCCCGGTTTAGATGTAAATCAATTACTTATCAATGCCCTACTAAACTCCAATAACCCAGTtttaaggaaaaaatgCCGTGATTTAATAAGTAACTACGTCGTTGAGGAAGCGGAAAACAGCAAAAAATTAGGGGAGTTGATTGGCACTGTAGATGTCGTTTATAATAAATTGAATTATATTTCAGATATTAGTTTAGAGTCAACTGGTCTTTCAAAAATCGTTGTTACACACGGTGCATTGCAACGTAATTTATCTCTGAAGGAATTCGTGGTATTGCTAGAAAAACCAGAAAACGGTGCTCATAGTATATGTGGCATCCCAATACGTGATCAATCTGGTAATCTCAATGTTTGTTTGCACTCATACTTTGATAGCGCAAGCCTAGGAATTGCTCTCGATGGCTTGGACAAGCCTCCGACTTCTTATCTGCTTGTTCACaatgaagattttgaaaaaaagtggGACGTGTTAATGACTTCTACTTTTAGAAATAGAACTGTGCCATTAAATATAATACAGTATTTGATCTCTCATACTGATAGTAATACTGAGTTTAATCGAATGTTACGCTCCAATTTTGATGATTCATTACTACTTATTGAGAAATGTAAAAAGTTTATTAAGACCTTCGTGGATGTTTCCTGTTCTGTTAAAGATGTAGATTTCGGAAACGGTTTCAATTTACGTCATCTACCGCTTAAGTTTTCTGACAACATGGCTGATAATTTGGAGAGCTTGTATGAAAGTGTGCGGAAGTGCTCAATTGAATTTTCAGAAAAGCCGACAATTATCAGACTGTATCACGTATCTCGGCAGTTTCCTATCGATAATAGAGATATTATTGATGGCAATAATCTAGATTTGCTTAAGGAATTATATCAGAAATCGTTAACCATCCCGTTGAAGGTTTCTTATTGGACTAAGTTGACCAGAAAAATATGTAGGCTTGAATGGTTATCCGTTTATGAACATATATTCATTGAGCGATGTGATATTAAGAATGAAGACCCTGCGAAATATTCACTTCCACTGTTATATTCTTACTTCGAATTTGGTTTGAAATATTGTGATTCGGAAGATATAGATAAGTTAGGGGAAGTGAGAAAGCTGATTTTAAAATATCAGGACATGATGCAGAAAGTTCGAGTTTTTCTAAAAAAGGATCCACCCTCAAAAATATCGCTAAGTGATTTAGAAGACGTTTTATTAGATATAGAAGAATATCGGTTACCCATACAAAGTAGTTTTTTCAGTGAGCTTGATTATGTTATTagagaaattgaaaatgcaaaaaaaatgaacgATGTGAATATTCTTTATAACACTGAtaatattgataaaataGACGAACTCATCAGGAAAAATGATCCTAAATTTGTGAAGTTTGCGAACCAGTTTAATGGTTCGAGATTAGATAAGAGACCGCTGGCCAGTGATAATTCAGGATCAGTGAAAGCCAAACAGGAGttaaaagttttcaaattatggAACCAGCACTTGGATCAAataatgcaaaaaaataaatttattgaGATACTGCCGTCGATTTTTAGATGTTTAGATTTGAAGTCAGACAAATACATTCCTTTGGAAAGTTGTTCTAAGCGCCAAACGAAATATTGCTTTTGTAGAAGGGTTGAAGAAGGTACTGCAATGGTCGAATGTGAAATATGCAAGGAGTGGTATCATGTGGATTGTATTAGCAACGGTGAGTTGGTTCCACCTGATGATCCAAACGTTTTATTTGTTTGCTCGATATGTACACCACCCTGTATGGCCGTTGACAATATCGAAGGTGTGACTTTTGAGCTTGACGACTTGAAGAGGATCTTAGTAGAATCTTTGAAGCTAAGTTTAATTCCAGATCCCCCTATCTTGAAGAATCTCTTTGACGTTTTTGCGTTTGCTTTgaacttcaaaaatgaaatggaaaaagaacTATTTACTAACGGTTATGTAAATCAATTGTCCTCTACGCACAAGATCAAGTATTACTTGAGAAAGTTAAAAGGGTCACAATGCGGCTTTACTAATCTGACGGATCCCTTAAGGAAACATTGTCAGGTGAAAGATGCAGAAGCAATTAAATGGCTCACAGATAATGGAAGAATCATAATCACAGGAATTCCAAATTGA
- the SIP18 gene encoding Sip18p (Phospholipid-binding hydrophilin; essential to overcome desiccation-rehydration process; expression is induced by osmotic stress; SIP18 has a paralog, GRE1, that arose from the whole genome duplication): protein MSNMMNKFAEKLQGNDDSHQKGKNAKSSNKERDDMNMDMGMGHDQSEGGMKMGHDQSGTKMNAGRGIANDWKTYENMKK from the coding sequence ATGTCTAACATGATGAATAAGTTCgctgaaaaattacaagGTAACGATGATTCCCATCAGAAGGGAAAGAACGCCAAATCCTCCAACAAGGAAAGGGATGATATGAACATGGACATGGGTATGGGTCATGATCAGTCCGAAGGGGGAATGAAGATGGGCCATGATCAATCTGGAACAAAGATGAACGCTGGCAGAGGAATTGCGAACGATTGGAAGACTTACGAaaacatgaaaaaataa
- the DDR48 gene encoding DNA damage-responsive protein 48 (DNA damage-responsive protein; expression is increased in response to heat-shock stress or treatments that produce DNA lesions; contains multiple repeats of the amino acid sequence NNNDSYGS; protein abundance increases in response to DNA replication stress) — translation MGLFDKVKQFANSNNNNNDSGNNNQGDYVTKAENMIGEDRVNQFKSKIGEDRFDKMESKVRQQFSNTSINDNDSNNNDSYGSNNNDSYGSNNNDSYGSNNNDSYGSNNNDSYGSNNDDSYGSSNKKKSSYGSNNDDSYGSSNNNDSYGSNNNDSYGSNNNDSYGSNNDDSYGSSNKNKSSYGSNNDDSYGSNNDDSYGSSNKKKSSYGSSNNDSYGSNNDDSYGSNNNDSYGSNNDDSYGSSNKKKSSYGSNNDDSYGSSNNNDSYGSNNDDSYGSSNKNKSSYGSSSNDDSYGSSNNDDSYGSSNKKKSSYGSNNDDSYGSNNDDSYGSSNKKKSSYGSSNNDSYGSNNDDSYGSSNKKKSSYGSNNDDSYGSSNNNDSYGSNNDDSYGSSNRNKNSYGSSNYGSSNNDDSYGSSNRGGRNQYGGDDDY, via the coding sequence ATGGGTTTATTTGATAAAGTGAAGCAATTTGCTAAcagcaataataacaacaatgatTCTGGCAATAACAATCAAGGCGATTATGTTACCAAAGCTGAGAATATGATCGGCGAAGATAGAGTCAATCAATTCAAAAGCAAAATCGGAGAGGACAGATTTGATAAGATGGAGTCCAAGGTTCGTCAACAATTTTCTAATACCTCTATAAATGACAACGACTCCAACAACAACGACTCATATGGTTCTAATAACAACGATTCATATGGTTCTAACAACAATGATTCATATGGCTCTAACAACAATGATTCATATGGCTCCAACAACAATGATTCATATGGCTCTAACAACGATGATTCCTACGGTTCTTccaacaagaagaagagctCTTATGGTTCTAACAATGACGATTCGTACGGCTccagcaacaacaatgaCTCTTACGGTTCCAACAACAATGACTCTTACGGTTCCAACAACAATGACTCTTACGGTTCCAACAATGACGACTCTTACGGTTCGTCAAACAAGAATAAGAGCTCTTACGGTTCCAACAATGACGATTCTTATGGCTCTAACAATGATGATTCATATGGTTCTTccaacaagaagaagagttCTTATGGTTCCAGCAACAACGATTCGTATGGTTCTAACAACGATGATTCATATGGTTCTAACAACAATGATTCATATGGCTCTAACAACGATGATTCCTACGGTTCTTccaacaagaagaagagctCTTATGGTTCTAACAATGACGATTCGTACGGCTccagcaacaacaatgaCTCTTACGGTTCCAACAATGACGACTCTTACGGTTCGTCAAACAAGAATAAGAGCTCTTACGGTTCTTCTAGCAACGATGATTCTTACGGATCTTCCAATAACGACGACTCTTACGGTTCTTccaacaagaagaagagttCTTATGGTTCCAACAATGACGATTCTTATGGCTCTAACAATGATGATTCATATGGTTCTTccaacaagaagaagagttCTTATGGTTCCAGCAACAACGATTCGTATGGTTCTAACAACGATGATTCCTACGGTTCTTCtaacaaaaagaagagtTCTTATGGTTCCAACAACGATGATTCATACGGCTccagcaacaacaatgaCTCTTACGGTTCCAACAATGACGACTCTTACGGTTCCTCTAATAGAAACAAGAACTCCTATGGGTCTTCCAACTACGGTTCATCCAACAATGATGACTCTTATGGTTCATCTAATAGAGGCGGTCGTAATCAATACGGTGGTGACGACGATTACTAA
- the MMT1 gene encoding Mmt1p (Putative metal transporter involved in mitochondrial iron accumulation; MMT1 has a paralog, MMT2, that arose from the whole genome duplication), whose protein sequence is MLRICVKRPCIKIVLSQVRPALLVRKENLHISTGVKVEKSSIINQKDPNKVRVEINELKRQAEIEKAAIKELEKNPQYQKLAEAFNSHDHVHLRESETEQNDIISLGTIRDYKSSKCEQADKPSSLNLHSHTHSHGHTHSHAAHNPLLVLSTEQIRKNAGVRITWVGLGVNVGIAIGKFFGGIVFHSQALFADAIHAISDMVSDLLTLLSVGLAANKPTADYPYGYGKIETVGSLAVSTILAMAGISIGWSSLCALVGPVIPHTIIDTIGNLGHAHTYSEDIIEDVTDINAAWIAAASIAAKEWIFRATRKIAINTNSNVLMANAWHHRVDSLTSLVALVAISTGYLVNIQSLDTIGGLIVSGLIIKAGGEGMCIAIKELIDQSVSRDDPRYLEIETLVKDTLNKLISNNNSQKPYGLKELTLLSSGPNLRGHLTLEVPLQKWGNILGVNEFEIVTHHLRNVLTNEVSNLRRLDIEYVEEKNGEENEHIKGQQNYKEDVLIKHDHTNTHI, encoded by the coding sequence ATGTTAAGAATCTGCGTAAAAAGGCCCTGTATAAAGATCGTTCTTTCACAAGTACGTCCAGCATTACTAGTAAGGAAGGAGAATCTCCACATAAGTACTGGAGtaaaagttgaaaagagCAGTATAATAAACCAAAAGGACCCTAATAAAGTACGCGTTGAGATAAACGAGTTAAAGAGACAAgctgaaattgaaaaggcTGCAATAAAGGAATTGGAGAAAAATCCTCAATACCAAAAATTAGCTGAAGCATTCAACAGTCATGATCATGTTCATTTACGTGAATCAGAGACCGAGCAAAACGACATAATTTCATTGGGCACGATACGAGACTACAAAAGCAGTAAATGTGAGCAAGCTGATAAGCCTTCGTCGTTGAATCTGCATTCGCATACACATTCTCATGGACATACGCATTCTCATGCTGCTCACAATCCATTATTAGTACTTAGTACTGAGCAAATTAGGAAAAATGCAGGCGTAAGAATCACATGGGTCGGCTTAGGTGTAAACGTTGGTATTGCTATaggtaaattttttggagGTATCGTATTTCATTCACAAGCGTTGTTTGCGGATGCTATCCACGCAATAAGTGACATGGTTTCTGACTTGTTGACTTTGCTTTCGGTAGGGCTAGCAGCCAACAAGCCAACCGCTGATTATCCATATGGGTATGGCAAAATTGAAACTGTTGGTTCCTTGGCAGTTTCAACAATATTAGCCATGGCTGGTATATCAATAGGTTGGAGTTCCCTTTGTGCACTCGTAGGGCCTGTTATCCCACATACAATCATTGACACCATAGGAAACTTAGGTCATGCTCATACTTATTCTGAAGACATTATTGAAGACGTTACTGATATCAACGCAGCCTGGATTGCCGCCGCTTCCATTGCAGCTAAAGAATGGATATTTAGAGCCACAAGAAAGATTGCTATCAACACTAATTCAAATGTACTAATGGCAAATGCTTGGCATCACCGTGTTGATTCATTAACTTCTCTTGTTGCTCTGGTTGCAATCAGTACTGGTTATTTGGTTAATATACAATCATTAGACACGATTGGTGGTTTAATTGTTTCTGGTTTAATTATCAAGGCTGGTGGCGAGGGTATGTGCATCGCAATAAAGGAGTTAATCGATCAGTCAGTTTCTCGTGATGATCCACGCTACCTAGAGATAGAAACTTTGGTTAAAGATACGTTGAACAAACTGATCTCTAATAATAATTCTCAGAAACCCTATGGATTGAAAGAACTGACGTTACTGTCCTCAGGACCGAATTTACGCGGACATTTAACCTTGGAAGTTCCTTTACAAAAATGGGGCAATATTTTAGGTGTTAACGAGTTTGAAATTGTGACACATCATTTACGTAATGTGTTAACCAATGAAGTATCGAATTTGAGAAGACTGGATATTGAATAcgtggaagaaaaaaatggtgaGGAAAATGAGCATATCAAGGGACAACAAAACTACAAAGAAGATGTTCTTATTAAGCACGACCATACGAATACTCATATTTGA
- a CDS encoding uncharacterized protein (hypothetical protein), with amino-acid sequence MNCLCLCSLYSKSISAYFSEFSSTNIYKSYLRLPSVLYYVCMMHTMMPNQLDAVGIQSSESLLM; translated from the coding sequence ATGAATTGTTTATGTTTATGTTCTTTATACTCAAAATCAATAAGTGCTTATTTTAGcgaattttcttctacgaatatatataagtcATATCTAAGACTTCCATCCGTGCTTTATTACGTTTGTATGATGCATACAATGATGCCAAATCAGCTTGATGCTGTTGGTATTCAGTCGTCCGAAAGCCTGTTGATGTGA
- the FPY1 gene encoding flavin adenine dinucleotide pyrophosphatase (FAD pyrophosphatase; hydrolyzes FAD as the preferred substrate but also acts on NADH and ADP-ribose at lower rates; activity is dependent upon K+ and divalent metal cations; green fluorescent protein (GFP)-fusion protein localizes to both the cytoplasm and nucleus; FPY1 is not an essential gene; protein abundance increases in response to DNA replication stress), with amino-acid sequence MVKVTAACIIIGDEVLNGKVVDTNSTFFAKYCFDHGIQLKEIATIGDDETQIVDTVRRLVKNYDFIISTGGIGPTHDDITYECMAKSFNLPCELDEECKERMRHKSDPEARLDADALKAHYQMATMPKGTNVKNYYVCDDLWVPICSISHKMYILPGIPQLFARMLKAFTPTLKKIYNLDKDPREYVRYFVRTHLTESQISKELKLIQDESTKVSEAIKIGSYPHFGMGFNTVSILGEKKDDSYLKSIVNRVVNNLEGEVISSELENKFSNQES; translated from the coding sequence ATGGTGAAAGTAACTGCAGCTTGTATCATAATTGGTGATGAAGTGCTGAATGGAAAAGTAGTTGATACAAATTCCACTTTTTTTGCGAAGTATTGCTTTGATCATGGAATTcaattaaaagaaattgcaACTATAGGGGATGATGAAACCCAGATCGTAGATACTGTGAGAAGATTAGTCAAAAATTATGATTTTATCATCAGTACAGGTGGAATCGGCCCCACTCATGACGACATCACTTACGAATGTATGGCGAAAAGCTTTAATTTGCCTTGTGAACTAGATGAAGAATGCAAAGAACGAATGAGGCATAAATCTGACCCTGAAGCAAGGCTTGATGCAGATGCTCTAAAGGCGCATTACCAAATGGCAACCATGCCAAAAGGCACAAACGTCAAAAATTATTATGTGTGTGATGACTTGTGGGTACCTATTTGTTCTATATCTCACAAAATGTATATACTACCCGGTATCCCTCAACTATTTGCAAGGATGCTGAAAGCGTTCACTCCCacgttgaaaaaaatatataatttGGACAAGGATCCACGTGAGTATGTTCGTTATTTTGTCAGAACACACCTAACTGAGTCTCAAATTTCTAAAGAGCTAAAGTTGATTCAGGATGAATCAACAAAAGTTTCAGAAGCCATTAAAATAGGCTCATACCCACATTTTGGTATGGGATTCAATACAGTTAGTATTTTGggtgaaaagaaagacGATTCATATCTGAAGAGTATTGTCAATAGAGTTGTTAATAACCTCGAGGGAGAAGTAATTTCTTCTGAACTTGAAAACAAGTTCTCGAACCAGGAGAGCTGA
- the PAI3 gene encoding Pai3p (Cytoplasmic proteinase A (Pep4p) inhibitor; dependent on Pbs2p and Hog1p protein kinases for osmotic induction; intrinsically unstructured, N-terminal half becomes ordered in the active site of proteinase A upon contact), whose amino-acid sequence MNTDQQKVSEIFQSSKEKLQGDAKVVSDAFKKMASQDKDGKTTDADESEKHNYQEQYNKLKGAGHKKE is encoded by the coding sequence ATGAATACAGACCAACAAAAAGTGAGCGAAATATTTCAGAGctcaaaggaaaaattgcAGGGCGATGCAAAGGTAGTGAGTGACGCTTTTAAGAAAATGGCTAGTCAAGACAAGGACGGCAAGACTACCGATGCtgatgaaagtgaaaaacACAACTATCAAGAGCAATACAACAAGCTCAAAGGGGCGGGGCATAAGAAGGAGTAG